One Phycisphaerae bacterium RAS2 DNA window includes the following coding sequences:
- the icd gene encoding Isocitrate dehydrogenase [NADP] has product MTAQAITMSGGRLNVPDEPIIPFIEGDGTGPDIWRASVRVLDAAVAKAYAGKRKIAWKEVFAGEKAFNLFRKTLGDKKAWLPDETVDAFRAYLVGIKGPLTTPVGGGIRSLNVALRQMLDLYVCLRPVRWFKGVPSPVKRPGDCDMVIFRENTEDIYAGIEYAAGSPEAKKFLDFLAAEFPKDHEKIRFGTATKASEWQALLESIGAPKRDITGGPCGGVFVGLGIKPVSYLGTERLVHSAIGYALKFGRKSVTLVHKGNIMKFTEGGFRDWGYQVATQFYRGQTVTERESWILGNKEANPELTLQANAKMIDPGYDMMDADKQQKIVAEVEAALKLWPTHGDGKWKKMLLVKDAIADIVLQQVLTRPRDFDVVATLNLNGDYLSDALAAQVGGIGIAPGGNINYLTGHAVFEATHGTAPKYAGLDKVNPGSVILSGEMMLRYLGWTEAADMIIKGMDGAISAKTVTYDFHRLMSAEGDTTAKELKCSEFADAVIKHM; this is encoded by the coding sequence ATGACCGCGCAAGCCATCACCATGTCCGGCGGACGCCTCAACGTCCCAGACGAACCGATCATTCCGTTCATCGAGGGCGACGGCACCGGCCCCGACATCTGGCGGGCCTCCGTCCGCGTGCTCGACGCAGCCGTCGCGAAGGCTTACGCCGGCAAGCGCAAGATCGCCTGGAAGGAAGTCTTCGCCGGCGAGAAGGCCTTCAACCTGTTCCGCAAGACCCTCGGCGACAAGAAAGCCTGGCTGCCCGATGAAACCGTCGACGCCTTCCGCGCCTACCTCGTCGGCATCAAAGGCCCGCTCACGACACCCGTCGGCGGCGGCATCCGCTCGCTGAACGTCGCCCTGCGCCAGATGCTTGATCTTTACGTATGTCTAAGACCCGTCCGCTGGTTCAAGGGCGTCCCCAGCCCCGTCAAGCGACCCGGCGACTGCGACATGGTCATCTTCCGCGAGAACACCGAGGACATTTACGCCGGCATCGAGTACGCCGCCGGATCGCCCGAAGCAAAGAAATTCCTCGACTTCCTCGCCGCCGAGTTCCCCAAGGACCACGAGAAAATCCGCTTCGGCACCGCCACCAAGGCCTCCGAGTGGCAGGCCCTGCTCGAATCCATCGGCGCGCCCAAACGCGACATCACCGGCGGGCCCTGCGGCGGCGTCTTCGTCGGCCTCGGCATCAAGCCCGTCAGCTACCTCGGCACCGAGCGACTCGTTCACTCCGCCATCGGCTACGCCCTCAAGTTCGGCCGCAAATCCGTCACGCTTGTCCACAAGGGCAACATCATGAAGTTCACCGAGGGCGGCTTCCGCGACTGGGGCTACCAGGTCGCCACGCAGTTCTATCGCGGGCAGACCGTCACCGAGCGCGAGTCCTGGATCCTCGGCAACAAGGAAGCCAACCCCGAACTCACGCTGCAGGCCAACGCGAAGATGATCGACCCCGGCTACGACATGATGGACGCCGACAAGCAGCAGAAGATCGTCGCCGAGGTCGAAGCCGCGCTGAAACTCTGGCCGACCCACGGCGACGGCAAATGGAAGAAGATGCTGCTCGTGAAGGACGCCATCGCCGACATCGTCCTGCAACAGGTGCTCACGCGCCCGCGCGACTTTGATGTCGTCGCCACACTCAACCTTAACGGCGACTACCTCTCCGACGCCCTCGCCGCACAGGTCGGCGGCATCGGCATCGCCCCCGGCGGAAACATCAACTACCTCACCGGCCACGCCGTCTTCGAAGCCACCCACGGCACCGCCCCCAAGTACGCCGGCCTCGACAAGGTCAACCCCGGCAGCGTCATCCTCTCCGGCGAGATGATGCTGCGCTACCTCGGCTGGACCGAAGCGGCGGACATGATCATCAAGGGAATGGACGGCGCGATCTCGGCCAAGACCGTGACCTACGACTTCCACCGGCTCATGTCGGCCGAAGGCGACACCACCGCGAAGGAACTGAAGTGCAGCGAGTTCGCCGATGCGGTGATCAAGCACATGTAA